From one Methanobrevibacter woesei genomic stretch:
- a CDS encoding acyltransferase, with the protein MPSLSSSIQNIKRKIYSFKVKRIAKTCGINLKVNGSSYVTPKTSLGNNINFNGMKIQGNGNITIKDNFHSGIECMIISSIHNYDFGDAIPYDDTIISKDVVIEENVWLGNRVIILPGVTVGEGAIIQAGSVVVKDIPKYAIAGGHPAKVFKYRDIDHYEKLKREGKFH; encoded by the coding sequence ATGCCTTCATTAAGTAGTTCTATTCAAAATATTAAAAGAAAAATATATTCCTTTAAAGTAAAAAGAATAGCTAAAACTTGTGGAATCAATTTAAAAGTTAATGGTTCTAGTTATGTTACTCCTAAAACCAGTTTAGGTAATAATATTAACTTTAATGGCATGAAAATTCAGGGTAATGGAAATATTACAATTAAAGATAATTTTCACTCTGGAATTGAATGTATGATTATCTCAAGTATTCACAATTATGATTTTGGTGATGCAATACCTTATGATGACACTATAATTTCTAAAGATGTTGTTATTGAGGAAAATGTATGGTTAGGAAATAGGGTTATTATTTTACCAGGTGTTACAGTTGGAGAAGGGGCTATTATACAGGCAGGAAGTGTTGTTGTTAAAGATATACCAAAATATGCAATAGCTGGAGGGCATCCTGCTAAAGTTTTTAAATATCGTGATATTGATCACTATGAAAAATTAAAAAGAGAAGGTAAATTTCACTAA